One genomic window of Mastomys coucha isolate ucsf_1 unplaced genomic scaffold, UCSF_Mcou_1 pScaffold8, whole genome shotgun sequence includes the following:
- the LOC116083840 gene encoding LOW QUALITY PROTEIN: cyclin-dependent kinase 12-like (The sequence of the model RefSeq protein was modified relative to this genomic sequence to represent the inferred CDS: inserted 3 bases in 2 codons; deleted 2 bases in 1 codon; substituted 3 bases at 3 genomic stop codons) — MTTQVGAQSHENNAFSNSFRIVSNVLIDFVKLAMNSVKTLKNMIIDKDLYSTYYSISVTVTLKASRKSMKSRSRSSAYSRHSSSHSKKKRSGSRSCHSSISPVRLPLNSSLGAELSRKKKERAAAAAAAKMDGKESKGSPIILPKKEKLEVKESGLESKKLPRGIKSEKSTPDTELVNVAHSNTEVKNCLDTGKVKMDENLQKHPVKDLKAQGTKDAKPVALKEVIVTSKETETSEKETLPRLPTITSPPPLPSTTPPPQTPPLPPLPPLPAIPLQPPLPPSQPPFSQVPVSSTSTLPSSPHPRTSTLSSQTNSQPPVQVSMKTQVSVTAAIPHLKTSTLPPLPLPPLLPGDDDMDSPKEMLPSKPAKKEKEQRTRHLLTDLTLPPELPGGDPSPPDSPEPKAITPPQQPYKKRPKICCPRYGERRQTESDWGKHCVDKFDIIGIIXEGTYGQVYKAKDKDTGELVALKKVRLDNEKEGFPITAIREIKILXQLVHQSAVNMKEIVTDKQDALDFKKDKGAFYLVFEYMDHDLMGLLESGLVHFSEDHIKSFMKQLMEGLDYCHKKNFLHRDIKCSNILLNNGGQIKLTDFGLARLYNSEESRPYTNKVITLWYRLPELLLGEERYTPAIDVWSCGCILGELFTKKPIFQANLELAQLELISRLCGSPCPAVWPDVIKLPDFNTMKPKKQYRRRLREEFXFIPSAALDLLDHMXTLDPSKHCTAEQTLQSDFLKDVELSKMAPPDLPHWQDGHELWSKKRRRQXQSGIVIEEPPPSKISRKETTSGTSAEPVKNSSPAPPQPAPVKAEPGPGDAVGLGDITQQLNQSELAVLLNLLQSQTDLSIPQMLAKGCQVGMKQLHTGDM; from the exons ATGACCACCCAGGTGGGAGCCCAGTCCCATGAGAACAATGCATTCTCCAATAGTTTCAGAATAG TTTCTAATGTGCTTATTGACTTTGTGAAATTGGCCATGAATTCTGTGAAG actttaaaaaatatgatcattgATAAAGACTTATACTCTACTTACTATAGCATCTCTGTTACTGTCACCCTCAAAG CAAGTAGGAAATCCATGAAGTCCAGAAGTAGAAGTTCTGCATATTCAAGACACTCATCTTCTCATAGTAAAAAGAAGCGATCCGGATCACGCAGTTGTCATTCCAGTATCTCACCTGTCAGGCTTCCATTGAATTCCAGCCTGGGAGCTGAACTAagtagaaaaaagaaggaaagagcagctgctgctgctgcagcaaaAATGGATGGAAAAGAATCCAAGGGTTCACCTATAATTTTGCCTAAAAAAGAGAAACTTGAGGTGAAGGAGTCAGGGTTAGAGTCTAAAAAGTTACCCAGAGGTATAAAGTCAGAAAAATCTACCCCAGATACTGAACTGGTGAATGTAGCACATTCAAACACAGAGGTAAAAAATTGTTTAGATACAGGGAAAGTAAAGATGGATGAGAACTTGCAGAAGCATCCTGTTAAGGATTTGAAAGCACAGGGAACAAAGGATGCTAAACCTGTAGCATTGAAGGAGGTGATTGTTACttcaaaggagacagagacatcaGAAAAGGAGACCCTTCCACGTCTCCCCACAATTACTTCTCCACCCCCT TTACCATCTACTACCCCTCCACCTCAGACACCCCCTTTGCCACCTTTGCCTCCACTACCAGCTATTCCACTGCAGCCACCTCTGCCACCTTCCCAACCACCATTTAGTCAAGTTCCTGTTTCAAGTACGTCAACTTTGCCCTCTTCTCCTCACCCAAGGACATCTACTCTGTCCTCTCAGACAAATTCTCAGCCCCCTGTACAGGTTTCTATGAAGACTCAAGTATCTGTAACAGCTGCTATTCCACACCTGAAAACTTCAACATtgcctcctctgcccctccctcccctatTACCTGGAGATGATGACATGGATAGTCCAAAAGAAATGCTTCCTTCAAAGCctgcaaagaaagagaaggaacagaggacACGTCACTTACTCACAGACTTGACCCTTCCTCCTGAACTACCGGGAGGAGATCCATCTCCTCCAGATTCTCCAGAGCCAAAGGCAATTACACCACCTCAACAACCATATAAAAAGAGACCAAAAATTTGTTGTCCTCGTtatggagaaagaagacaaacagaaagtGATTGGGGGAAACACTGCGTGGACAAGTTTGATATTATTGGGATTATTTGAGAGGGAACCTATGGCCAAGTATATAAAGCCAAGGACAAAGACACAGGAGAACTAGTAGCTCTGAAAAAGGTTCGGCTAGACAATGAGAAAGAGGGCTTCCCAATCACAGCCATCCGGGAGATCAAGATTCTTTGACAGTTAGTTCATCAGAGTGCTGTAAACATGAAGGAAATTGTCACAGACAAACAAGATGCACTGGATTTCAAGAAGGACAAAGGTGCCTTTTACCTTGTATTTGAATATATGGACCATGATTTAATGGGACTGCTTGAATCAGGTTTGGTGCACTTTTCTGAGGACCATATCAAGTCATTCATGAAACAGCTAATGGAAGGACTGGATTACTGTCACAAAAAGAATTTCCTCCATCGGGATATTAAATGTTCTAACATTTTGCTGAATAACGGTGGTCAAATCAAACTGACAGATTTTGGACTTGCTCGGCTCTATAACTCTGAAGAGAGTCGCCCTTACACAAACAAAGTCATTACTCTTTGGTATCGACTCCCAGAGCTGCTTCTTGGAGAAGAAAGATACACACCAGCGATTGATGTTTGGAGTTGTGGGTGCATCCTTGGGGAACTGTTCACAAAGAAACCTATTTTTCAAGCCAATTTGGAACTTGCTCAGCTAGAACTTATCAGTCGCCTCTGTGGTAGTCCTTGTCCAGCAGTATGGCCTGATGTTATCAAGCTACCCGACTTCAACACCATGAAACCGAAGAAGCAATACAGGAGACGCCTAAGAGAAGAATT TTTCATTCCTTCAGCGGCACTTGATCTATTGGATCACA CGACACTGGATCCTAGCAAGCACTGCACAGCTGAACAGACCCTACAGAGTGACTTTCTTAAAGATGTGGAACTCAGCAAAATGGCACCTCCAGACCTACCTCACTGGCAGGATGGCCATGAATTATGGAGTAAGAAACGTCGACGGCAATGACAGAGTGGTATTGTGATAGAAGAGCCACCTCCATCCAAAATTTCTCGAAAAGAAACTACCTCAGGGACATCAGCTGAGCCTGTGAAGAACAGTAGCCCAGCACCACCGCAACCTGCTCCTGTCAAGGCAGAGCCTGGTCCAGGGGATGCAGTAGGCCTCGGTGACATCACACAGCAGTTGAATCAAAGTGAATTGGCAGTGTTATTAAACCTGCTTCAGAGCCAAACTGACCTGAGCATCCCTCAGATG